A single region of the Prochlorococcus marinus str. MIT 0917 genome encodes:
- the accD gene encoding acetyl-CoA carboxylase, carboxyltransferase subunit beta translates to MSLFDWFADRRKGQFVGKVTQESEESDGLWEKCPECGQVVYRKDLIDNCSVCSNCGHHNRIDSEERIRIITDPNTFKSINNHLTPVDPLGFKDRRAYADRLRESQASTGLKDGVLTGTCEVNSIPMALAVMDFRFMGGSMGSVVGEKITRLIEHSTKEKLPLLIVCASGGARMQEGMLSLMQMAKISGALERHRDAQLLYMPLLTHPTTGGVTASFAMLGDLILAEPKALIGFAGRRVIEQTLREKLPDNFQTAEYLQDHGFVDTIVPRTELKETLAKILRLHKTQEVKLQTNA, encoded by the coding sequence GTGTCATTATTCGACTGGTTTGCTGATAGAAGGAAAGGCCAGTTTGTTGGCAAAGTCACTCAGGAATCTGAAGAAAGTGATGGACTATGGGAAAAATGTCCAGAATGTGGGCAAGTAGTTTATAGAAAAGATTTAATAGACAATTGCAGTGTTTGTAGTAATTGTGGGCATCACAATCGAATAGATAGCGAAGAGAGAATAAGAATAATTACTGATCCAAATACATTCAAATCAATCAATAATCATTTAACTCCAGTTGACCCTCTGGGTTTTAAAGATCGACGAGCTTACGCAGATAGGCTCAGAGAAAGCCAAGCTAGCACTGGTCTAAAAGATGGAGTTTTAACAGGGACATGCGAAGTTAATTCTATTCCTATGGCATTAGCCGTGATGGATTTCAGATTCATGGGTGGCTCAATGGGATCTGTTGTAGGAGAGAAGATCACAAGACTTATCGAACACTCAACCAAAGAGAAATTGCCATTGCTAATTGTTTGCGCATCGGGTGGTGCTCGAATGCAAGAAGGAATGTTAAGCCTTATGCAAATGGCAAAAATTTCAGGAGCGCTTGAGCGACATAGAGATGCTCAGTTACTTTATATGCCTTTACTTACACATCCCACCACTGGAGGCGTTACAGCTAGTTTTGCCATGCTTGGAGATTTAATACTTGCAGAACCCAAAGCACTTATTGGATTTGCAGGAAGAAGAGTAATTGAACAAACACTTAGAGAAAAACTTCCTGATAATTTCCAAACAGCTGAATATCTTCAAGATCATGGTTTCGTAGATACCATTGTCCCTAGGACAGAACTTAAAGAAACTTTGGCAAAGATACTTCGATTACATAAGACACAAGAAGTAAAGTTACAAACTAATGCATAA
- the leuB gene encoding 3-isopropylmalate dehydrogenase, whose translation MNSYKITLLPGDGIGPEITNVTHKILELVSRKFGFELKFKEMPFGGSAIDSDGIPFPDRTFQECKNSDAVLLAAIGDPKYDELPREKRPETGLLNLRSSLDLFANIRPVKIIPSLTKASSLKEEFVKEVDLVVVRELTSGIYFGEPKGRIKTENGERAFNTMTYTSEQVNRIAEIAFKLAKQRNQKVCSVDKANVLDVSQLWREETILVSKNYKDIELTHQYVDNAAMQLVRNPSQFDVILTSNLFGDILSDIAAMLTGSIGMLPSASLTIDGPGVFEPVHGSAPDIAGKDIANPIAMLLSAAMMLKVAFNETKAGNYIENAINEILTDGYRTSDLNSNEMTKQVGCSQMGELLAEKLK comes from the coding sequence ATGAATTCTTACAAAATAACATTATTGCCAGGTGATGGAATTGGTCCAGAGATAACAAACGTCACACATAAAATCCTTGAACTCGTCTCAAGGAAATTTGGCTTTGAACTCAAATTCAAAGAAATGCCTTTTGGTGGATCAGCCATAGATTCCGATGGTATCCCTTTCCCAGATAGAACTTTTCAAGAATGTAAGAATTCTGATGCTGTTTTGTTAGCGGCCATAGGAGACCCAAAGTATGACGAATTGCCAAGAGAGAAAAGACCTGAGACAGGTTTACTTAATCTCAGATCTTCATTAGATCTTTTCGCAAATATCAGACCAGTAAAAATCATCCCATCCTTAACCAAAGCAAGTAGCTTGAAAGAAGAATTTGTTAAAGAGGTTGATTTAGTAGTCGTTAGAGAACTTACTAGCGGTATTTACTTTGGAGAGCCTAAAGGAAGGATAAAAACAGAAAACGGAGAAAGGGCTTTTAATACGATGACATACACTTCCGAGCAGGTTAATCGAATAGCAGAAATTGCTTTTAAATTGGCCAAACAAAGAAATCAAAAAGTTTGCTCAGTTGATAAGGCTAATGTTTTAGATGTAAGTCAATTATGGAGAGAAGAAACAATATTGGTTTCTAAAAATTACAAAGATATAGAGCTAACTCATCAATATGTAGATAATGCCGCAATGCAACTTGTTAGAAATCCAAGTCAATTTGATGTGATTCTTACAAGTAATTTATTTGGAGATATTCTGAGCGACATTGCAGCCATGCTTACAGGATCAATTGGCATGCTTCCTTCTGCTTCATTAACTATTGATGGTCCCGGAGTCTTTGAACCTGTGCATGGTTCAGCTCCTGACATAGCAGGTAAAGATATAGCTAATCCAATAGCGATGCTTTTATCTGCGGCAATGATGCTAAAAGTTGCCTTTAATGAGACAAAAGCGGGAAATTACATAGAAAATGCAATTAATGAAATTCTTACTGACGGTTATAGAACTTCGGATTTAAATAGCAATGAGATGACAAAACAGGTTGGTTGCTCTCAAATGGGCGAACTATTGGCAGAAAAATTAAAGTAA
- a CDS encoding YqeG family HAD IIIA-type phosphatase → MIRINIKELLIPRWKVNDKISKISINDLLSKNLKALIIDVDGTLTSGNKPVLSNDIKNWIVNSKKYFYTYLFSNNPSKRRIKLIADELDLEFTYSGGKPSKRKLKKILDKIPYSAHEVAIIGDRVFTDILVGNRLGMYTILVDSVDYYGEKIERNKFQSIERYIARLITGDFL, encoded by the coding sequence ATTATCAGAATAAACATAAAAGAATTACTTATTCCACGTTGGAAGGTAAACGATAAAATTTCAAAGATCTCGATAAATGATTTATTATCGAAAAATCTTAAAGCATTAATAATTGATGTAGACGGAACATTAACTTCTGGGAACAAGCCAGTACTATCAAATGATATAAAAAATTGGATTGTTAATTCAAAAAAATACTTTTATACCTACTTATTCAGCAACAATCCATCTAAAAGAAGAATAAAATTGATTGCTGATGAATTAGATTTAGAATTTACATACTCTGGTGGCAAACCAAGTAAAAGGAAGTTAAAGAAGATCCTAGATAAAATTCCTTATTCCGCGCATGAAGTAGCAATAATTGGAGATAGAGTTTTTACTGATATTCTTGTGGGCAATAGATTAGGAATGTATACAATATTGGTAGATTCAGTAGATTATTATGGAGAAAAAATTGAAAGAAATAAATTTCAATCCATAGAAAGATACATTGCAAGACTTATAACTGGAGACTTTTTATGA
- the proB gene encoding glutamate 5-kinase — protein sequence MTTFVIKIGTSILRGTDKYTTFDIINNYCSYISKAQRNGDKIILVSSGAVGLGCHKMGFKTRPKEIISLQASASIGQLHLMALYEKAMISFGYKVAQILLTRSELGSRNSYNSASQTLKRLIEWDVIPIVNENDITSDEELKYGDNDTLSALVATAISADQLILLTDIDHLYSSDPKTNIKAKPIKDINNSKELNKLELANEQTSWGTGGIKTKLTAAKIATESGIKVQLADGRAPKTLGDLLDGKKIGTVFHPHPKPIGNRKSWLAHAIKPVGEIQLDDGASEAIKNKGASLLLVGVKKVSGNFIANQPIKVINTEGEQIAKGICSMSSDAIKIGINSRSDTTGSPLVIHRDVLVLTSE from the coding sequence ATGACAACTTTTGTAATCAAGATTGGTACAAGCATTTTAAGAGGAACAGATAAATACACAACTTTTGATATCATTAATAATTATTGTTCATACATCTCAAAAGCCCAAAGAAATGGCGATAAAATTATATTAGTATCTAGTGGAGCAGTAGGCCTTGGATGTCATAAAATGGGCTTCAAGACAAGACCGAAAGAAATAATATCTCTTCAAGCCTCTGCCTCAATAGGCCAACTTCATTTAATGGCTTTGTATGAAAAAGCCATGATCAGTTTTGGATATAAAGTTGCACAAATATTATTAACTAGGTCAGAATTGGGCTCAAGAAATAGTTATAACTCAGCTTCGCAAACATTAAAAAGATTGATCGAATGGGATGTTATACCAATAGTCAATGAAAATGATATAACCTCAGATGAAGAGTTAAAGTATGGTGATAATGATACTTTATCTGCATTAGTTGCAACAGCTATATCTGCTGATCAACTAATATTATTAACTGATATCGACCATCTATATTCTTCTGATCCCAAAACTAACATTAAAGCTAAGCCAATTAAAGATATTAATAATTCAAAAGAATTAAATAAATTAGAACTAGCAAATGAACAAACTTCTTGGGGGACTGGAGGAATAAAAACAAAACTAACTGCCGCAAAGATAGCCACTGAAAGTGGTATAAAAGTTCAATTAGCCGATGGTAGAGCTCCTAAAACATTAGGAGATTTACTTGATGGAAAAAAGATAGGAACTGTTTTCCACCCTCATCCCAAGCCCATAGGGAATAGAAAAAGTTGGTTGGCTCATGCAATTAAACCAGTTGGAGAAATACAGTTAGATGATGGTGCCAGTGAAGCTATCAAAAACAAAGGTGCTTCACTATTGTTAGTTGGCGTGAAGAAAGTTAGTGGTAATTTTATAGCTAATCAACCTATAAAAGTTATTAACACCGAAGGAGAACAAATTGCTAAAGGAATTTGCTCAATGAGCAGTGATGCTATAAAGATAGGAATTAATTCAAGATCCGACACAACAGGATCTCCCCTAGTTATTCATCGCGATGTTCTTGTTCTAACAAGTGAATAA
- the lpxD gene encoding UDP-3-O-(3-hydroxymyristoyl)glucosamine N-acyltransferase yields MQFNEIVEKLKLGQSSVIDYKIANNPVIMSAASLEKAKGNDISFLDNNSPLNLRNLIKKSKASALLLPANDNYIVEIAKKISVDWILLKEPKIAFAETLEFLYPSEIEREGIHKSAVIGENVRIGSSVSIGANAYVGDNTEIGAGTVIHAGVVIYKNVIIGAKNLIHANSVIHSGSTLGDECVINANAVIGGEGFGFVPTSHGWKKMPQVGIVILKNKVEVGSGSTIDRPSVGETIIGEDTKIDNLVQIGHGVTTGKGCAMAAQVGIAGGAQIGNAVILAGQVGVSNKVKVGDGVIASSKTGIVSNIEAGRVVSGFPAIQNKLWLRCSANFKKLPEIAKAIRQLDRRNSR; encoded by the coding sequence ATGCAATTCAATGAAATTGTCGAAAAACTGAAGCTAGGTCAATCTAGTGTCATTGACTATAAGATAGCAAACAATCCAGTTATCATGTCTGCAGCTTCTTTAGAAAAAGCCAAGGGAAATGACATAAGTTTTCTAGATAATAATAGTCCATTAAATCTTAGGAATCTCATCAAAAAATCGAAAGCATCTGCTTTATTATTACCAGCAAATGATAATTATATTGTTGAAATAGCAAAGAAGATTTCAGTTGATTGGATACTACTTAAAGAGCCAAAGATTGCTTTTGCTGAAACACTAGAGTTTCTTTATCCTTCTGAAATAGAAAGAGAAGGTATCCATAAAAGTGCTGTCATCGGAGAAAATGTAAGAATTGGCTCCAGCGTTTCAATTGGAGCTAATGCTTATGTTGGAGATAATACAGAAATTGGAGCTGGGACAGTTATTCATGCCGGCGTTGTTATCTATAAAAATGTAATAATTGGTGCTAAAAATTTAATTCACGCAAATAGTGTTATTCATTCTGGATCAACACTTGGAGACGAATGTGTAATTAATGCGAATGCCGTTATTGGTGGTGAAGGTTTTGGATTCGTGCCCACATCACATGGATGGAAGAAAATGCCTCAAGTAGGAATAGTTATTTTAAAAAACAAAGTTGAAGTTGGCAGTGGCTCTACCATTGATAGGCCATCTGTAGGGGAGACAATAATTGGTGAAGATACAAAAATTGATAACCTAGTTCAAATTGGTCATGGGGTTACTACCGGTAAAGGATGCGCTATGGCTGCTCAAGTAGGTATAGCTGGAGGAGCACAAATTGGAAACGCAGTTATTCTTGCTGGACAAGTAGGCGTAAGCAATAAAGTCAAAGTTGGAGATGGAGTTATAGCCAGTTCAAAGACAGGAATAGTATCTAATATTGAGGCAGGAAGGGTTGTTAGCGGCTTCCCTGCTATTCAAAATAAACTTTGGTTGAGATGCTCTGCTAATTTCAAAAAACTACCTGAGATAGCAAAAGCTATTCGTCAATTAGATCGCAGAAACTCCAGGTAA
- a CDS encoding prepilin peptidase: MSINICFTFILLYFISSISIEDIHTMIISEKKLILFAISGVLYLLCIGLLNEKKDIIDLIINNSFSMVIIFTLMYSISYISYKIFGINSLGMGDIKLSSFSTIWLGIELSLISLCISFLLSAIYSLHGILTKKFIPLQQYPFAPFLSIGIFCSWIIDKI; this comes from the coding sequence ATGTCTATTAATATATGCTTTACTTTTATACTTTTATATTTCATATCTTCCATTTCGATAGAAGATATACACACCATGATAATAAGTGAAAAGAAATTAATATTATTTGCCATCTCTGGTGTCCTTTATTTGTTATGCATAGGATTATTAAATGAGAAAAAAGATATCATAGATTTAATAATCAATAATTCCTTTTCAATGGTTATTATCTTTACACTAATGTATTCTATAAGTTATATAAGTTATAAGATTTTTGGAATAAATTCATTAGGAATGGGTGATATAAAACTCTCTTCGTTTAGTACTATATGGCTTGGAATTGAATTGAGTCTTATATCATTATGCATTTCATTTTTACTTTCAGCCATATATAGTTTGCATGGAATACTTACTAAAAAATTTATACCATTACAACAATATCCATTTGCACCATTCCTATCGATTGGGATATTTTGTTCTTGGATTATAGATAAGATTTAA
- the ruvX gene encoding Holliday junction resolvase RuvX, with product MIQPKPCSVLSLDIGEKRIGIAGCDPLGISITHLPAIFRNSFEKDLKEFGKICFKRKVEGLIIGNPLDMYGKETNQSTRCKRYGFKLAKCLKLPLAFINEHCSTIEAKEKFSLKNDKTGKIDSAAAAILLQQWLIEGPDLDDSN from the coding sequence ATGATTCAGCCAAAACCCTGTTCAGTTTTAAGTCTTGATATTGGAGAAAAGAGAATTGGTATTGCAGGTTGTGATCCTCTAGGAATATCCATAACTCATCTCCCTGCAATTTTTAGAAATAGTTTTGAGAAAGATTTAAAAGAATTTGGGAAAATATGTTTTAAACGAAAAGTTGAAGGACTCATCATAGGAAATCCTCTTGACATGTATGGCAAGGAGACTAATCAATCTACTCGATGTAAAAGATATGGATTTAAATTAGCGAAATGTTTAAAACTTCCTTTGGCTTTTATCAATGAACATTGCTCAACAATCGAGGCTAAAGAGAAATTCTCTTTAAAAAATGACAAGACTGGAAAAATAGATAGTGCAGCCGCCGCTATACTTTTACAACAATGGCTTATTGAGGGACCTGATCTGGATGACTCAAATTAA
- a CDS encoding phosphoribulokinase, which produces MSKLHPVVAVTGSSGAGTSTVKRAFEHIFAREKIVPAVVEGDSYHRFERMPMKKAMSEALSRGENFSHFGPEANLFDKLENLFSQYGKTGGGQKRYYLHSPEEAEEHNTRLGTKLDPGQFTPWEDIPTGTDLLFYEGLHGGVVGKDYDVASFADLLVGVVPITNLEWIQKIHRDNAERGYSAETIVDTILRRMPDYINHICPQFSRTDINFQRVPTIDTSNPFICRNIPTPDESFVIIHFRKGSREKWGIDFQYLLGMIHDSFMSSPTSIVVNGGKMGFAMELILTPIIHKMIEEKKAAG; this is translated from the coding sequence ATGTCAAAGCTTCACCCAGTAGTAGCTGTAACTGGTTCATCCGGAGCAGGAACAAGCACTGTTAAAAGAGCATTTGAGCATATATTTGCTCGTGAAAAGATTGTACCTGCGGTTGTTGAAGGAGATAGTTATCACCGTTTTGAAAGAATGCCTATGAAAAAGGCAATGTCTGAGGCACTATCAAGAGGTGAAAACTTTTCTCATTTTGGGCCAGAGGCAAATTTATTCGACAAATTAGAAAACCTATTTAGTCAATATGGAAAAACTGGCGGTGGTCAGAAAAGATATTATTTACATAGCCCAGAAGAAGCAGAAGAACACAACACCCGTCTAGGGACAAAATTAGATCCAGGTCAATTCACTCCCTGGGAAGATATTCCAACTGGAACAGACCTTTTGTTTTATGAGGGACTACACGGTGGCGTAGTAGGAAAAGATTATGACGTCGCTTCATTTGCTGATTTACTTGTTGGTGTAGTACCAATCACCAATCTCGAATGGATCCAAAAAATACATCGAGATAATGCAGAAAGAGGATACTCAGCCGAAACGATTGTTGATACGATTCTAAGAAGAATGCCTGATTACATTAATCACATATGTCCCCAATTTAGTCGTACAGATATTAACTTCCAGAGAGTTCCGACCATTGATACTTCAAATCCATTTATTTGCAGAAATATTCCAACACCCGACGAAAGTTTTGTAATTATCCATTTCAGAAAAGGTTCAAGAGAAAAATGGGGGATTGACTTCCAATACTTATTAGGAATGATACACGATTCATTCATGTCAAGTCCTACAAGTATTGTTGTTAATGGTGGAAAAATGGGATTTGCTATGGAACTTATTCTTACACCAATTATTCATAAAATGATAGAAGAGAAAAAAGCTGCAGGATAA
- a CDS encoding DUF3727 domain-containing protein encodes MSSTNKNDEVPTLLVKDSQGSDLLCFLEQVVPFEGNEYALLTPVDTPVSLFQLIEDQDPKLIETIEKNEPILEVADVVLQEHDLRLVRSAITLTVSGELDEPEPEEIEEEDIDDESETYELLVNFRVDNNDYGLYIPLDPFFIVGKIEAGEVKLVEGDEFDKIQSGIEAELEGRGLSE; translated from the coding sequence ATGTCATCAACAAATAAAAACGACGAAGTACCTACTCTTTTAGTTAAAGATTCTCAAGGGTCAGACCTACTATGTTTTCTTGAACAAGTAGTACCTTTCGAAGGTAATGAATATGCCCTTTTAACACCAGTAGATACGCCTGTATCTCTGTTTCAATTAATTGAAGATCAAGATCCAAAGCTAATAGAGACAATTGAAAAGAATGAGCCAATACTTGAAGTAGCTGATGTAGTCCTTCAAGAACATGATCTTAGACTTGTTCGCTCAGCCATCACCCTTACAGTTTCAGGTGAATTAGATGAACCCGAACCAGAAGAAATTGAAGAAGAAGACATTGATGACGAGTCAGAGACTTACGAACTTCTTGTAAATTTTAGAGTTGATAATAATGATTATGGTCTATACATTCCGCTTGACCCTTTCTTCATAGTCGGAAAAATAGAAGCTGGTGAAGTAAAGCTTGTTGAAGGTGATGAGTTTGACAAGATACAATCAGGAATTGAAGCTGAACTTGAGGGAAGGGGATTATCAGAATAA